The following coding sequences are from one Streptomyces sp. NBC_00536 window:
- a CDS encoding NAD(P)/FAD-dependent oxidoreductase, with translation MDAVIIGAGVVGAACAYYATRAGLSVAVVDRGPVAGGTTGAGEGNLLVSDKGPGPELDLALLSTTLWRELAAALPAQTEYEAKGGLVVAPDEATLKALRVFADGQRAVGVTATEVAADALHDLEPHLAPGLAGGFHYPDDAQVQPAQAAARLLAASGARVFTGEEVTAVLRSADGAVRGVRTPRRTLHAPAVVNAAGTWGGAIAELAGTTLPVMPRRGFVLVTEPLPRVVRHKVYAADYIADVASGSAALQSSAVVEGTPAGPVLIGATRERVGFDRALSTEALRRLAAQAAALFPVLADVRVLRAYHGFRPYLPDHLPAIGPDPRVPGLLHACGHEGAGIGLAPGTGMLIAAALTGAAAPLDPGPFRPDRFAPDASTPGPSTSDRPTKEA, from the coding sequence CTGGATGCCGTCATCATCGGCGCGGGCGTCGTCGGAGCCGCCTGCGCGTACTACGCCACCCGCGCCGGACTCTCCGTGGCCGTCGTCGACCGCGGCCCCGTCGCGGGCGGCACGACCGGCGCCGGAGAAGGCAACCTGCTCGTCTCCGACAAGGGGCCGGGACCCGAACTCGACCTCGCGCTGCTCTCCACCACCCTGTGGCGCGAACTGGCCGCCGCCCTCCCGGCGCAGACCGAGTACGAAGCCAAGGGCGGCCTGGTCGTCGCCCCCGACGAAGCCACCCTGAAGGCCCTGCGGGTCTTCGCCGACGGCCAGCGCGCCGTCGGCGTCACGGCCACCGAGGTGGCGGCGGACGCGCTCCACGACCTGGAGCCGCACCTCGCCCCCGGCCTCGCGGGCGGCTTCCACTACCCCGACGACGCCCAGGTCCAGCCCGCCCAGGCGGCCGCCCGGCTGCTCGCCGCCAGCGGCGCCCGCGTCTTCACCGGCGAGGAGGTCACCGCGGTCCTCCGCTCGGCCGACGGCGCGGTACGGGGCGTGCGCACCCCGCGCCGCACCCTGCACGCCCCGGCCGTCGTCAACGCGGCCGGCACCTGGGGCGGCGCGATCGCCGAACTCGCCGGCACCACCCTGCCCGTCATGCCCCGCCGCGGCTTCGTCCTGGTCACCGAGCCCCTCCCGCGCGTCGTGCGGCACAAGGTGTACGCCGCCGACTACATCGCCGACGTCGCCAGCGGCTCCGCCGCCCTCCAGTCCTCCGCCGTCGTCGAAGGCACCCCCGCCGGGCCGGTCCTCATCGGCGCCACCCGTGAACGGGTCGGCTTCGACCGCGCCCTGTCCACCGAAGCCCTGCGCCGCCTCGCCGCCCAGGCCGCCGCCCTCTTCCCGGTCCTCGCGGACGTCCGGGTGCTGCGCGCCTACCACGGCTTCCGCCCCTACCTCCCCGACCACCTCCCGGCGATCGGCCCCGACCCGCGGGTCCCCGGGCTGCTGCACGCCTGCGGCCACGAGGGCGCGGGCATCGGCCTCGCCCCCGGCACCGGGATGCTGATCGCCGCCGCGCTCACCGGCGCCGCCGCCCCGCTGGACCCCGGGCCCTTCCGGCCCGACCGCTTCGCGCCCGACGCCTCGACGCCCGGCCCCTCGACGTCCGACCGCCCCACGAAGGAGGCCTGA
- a CDS encoding (2Fe-2S)-binding protein, whose protein sequence is MASPRRTRRPREPRDLVGGAAPAAHTVEFDGRTLPAQDGQSIAAVLWAAGILAWRTTREGGAPRGAFCGIGSCYDCLVTVNGLPNQRACLVPARPGDTVTTQEGTGRADLAV, encoded by the coding sequence ATGGCCAGCCCGCGCCGCACCCGTCGGCCCCGGGAACCGCGCGACCTCGTCGGCGGCGCGGCACCGGCCGCCCACACCGTCGAGTTCGACGGCCGTACGCTGCCCGCACAGGACGGCCAGAGCATCGCCGCCGTCCTGTGGGCCGCCGGGATCCTCGCCTGGCGCACCACCCGCGAGGGCGGCGCCCCGCGCGGCGCGTTCTGCGGGATCGGCAGTTGCTACGACTGCCTCGTCACCGTCAACGGCCTCCCCAACCAGCGCGCCTGCCTGGTCCCGGCCCGGCCCGGGGACACCGTCACCACCCAGGAGGGAACCGGCCGTGCCGACCTCGCCGTCTGA
- a CDS encoding FAD/NAD(P)-dependent oxidoreductase, producing MPTSPSDPAGASAGSCDLAVVGAGPAGLAAAVTAADLGLRVTLVDAGERPGGQYYRHPAPGLGAARPEALHHDWAAFQGRERRLRAHESAGRITFLPAHHVWTVVPDTAAGAGHWLLHAVAGTRGEDERAVTLSARAVLLATGAHERQLPFPGWTLPGVVGAGGAQAMLKAGLVLPGRRIVVAGSGPLLLAVAGSLAAAGARVPAVVEAASYTAYAGRVPTLLRNPGKLLEGAVHGGALLRHGVRLRTRHAVVEALGTDRVEAVVVARLDRDWRPVPGTERRIRCDALAVGHGLVPQLELATGLGCATVPAADGTVALGLDGSQRTSVPGIWSAGETGGIGGAGLALAEGELAAYSVAGRPAPAALVRRRARLRAFADAMGAAHRPGGGWTGWLPDDTDVCRCEEVPAGRIREAVSDLGARDARTVKLLTRAGMGWCQGRMCGAAVTALAGGEAAADRRPLSCPVPLRQLAALPAAGRTAAGEPADRPGDEPVSP from the coding sequence GTGCCGACCTCGCCGTCTGACCCCGCCGGAGCCTCCGCGGGCTCCTGCGACCTCGCCGTCGTCGGGGCGGGCCCCGCCGGGCTCGCCGCCGCCGTCACCGCCGCCGACCTGGGCCTGCGCGTCACCCTCGTCGACGCGGGGGAGCGCCCGGGCGGCCAGTACTACCGCCACCCCGCCCCCGGGCTCGGCGCCGCCCGCCCCGAGGCCCTGCACCACGACTGGGCCGCCTTCCAAGGCCGTGAACGGCGGCTGCGCGCCCACGAGTCGGCGGGCCGGATCACCTTCCTGCCCGCCCACCACGTCTGGACCGTGGTCCCGGACACCGCCGCCGGCGCGGGGCACTGGCTGCTGCACGCCGTCGCGGGCACCCGAGGCGAGGACGAGCGCGCCGTCACCCTGAGCGCCCGCGCCGTCCTGCTCGCCACCGGCGCCCACGAGCGCCAGCTGCCCTTCCCCGGCTGGACGCTGCCCGGCGTGGTCGGGGCCGGGGGAGCGCAGGCCATGCTCAAGGCCGGTCTCGTCCTGCCCGGCCGCCGGATCGTGGTCGCGGGCAGTGGTCCGCTGCTGCTGGCGGTCGCCGGATCCCTGGCCGCCGCCGGGGCCCGGGTGCCCGCCGTCGTGGAGGCCGCCTCCTACACGGCCTACGCGGGCCGGGTGCCCACCCTGCTGCGCAACCCCGGCAAGCTCCTCGAAGGCGCCGTCCACGGCGGGGCGCTGCTGCGCCACGGGGTGCGGCTGCGCACCCGCCACGCCGTGGTCGAAGCCCTCGGCACGGACCGGGTCGAGGCCGTGGTCGTGGCCCGGCTCGACCGCGACTGGCGGCCGGTGCCCGGCACCGAGCGCCGGATCCGCTGCGACGCGCTCGCCGTCGGCCACGGCCTGGTGCCCCAGCTGGAACTCGCCACCGGCCTCGGCTGCGCCACCGTGCCCGCGGCGGACGGGACGGTGGCGCTCGGCCTCGACGGGAGCCAGCGGACCTCGGTCCCCGGCATCTGGTCGGCGGGCGAGACCGGCGGGATCGGCGGCGCCGGACTGGCCCTGGCCGAGGGTGAACTGGCGGCGTACTCCGTCGCGGGCCGCCCGGCCCCGGCCGCCCTGGTGCGCCGCCGGGCCCGGCTGCGGGCCTTCGCCGACGCGATGGGCGCGGCCCACCGCCCGGGGGGCGGGTGGACCGGGTGGCTGCCGGACGACACCGACGTGTGCCGCTGCGAGGAGGTCCCGGCCGGGCGGATCCGGGAGGCCGTGAGCGATCTCGGCGCGCGGGACGCCCGTACCGTCAAACTGCTCACCCGCGCGGGCATGGGCTGGTGCCAGGGCCGGATGTGCGGCGCCGCCGTCACCGCGCTCGCGGGCGGCGAAGCGGCCGCCGACCGGCGCCCGTTGTCCTGTCCGGTGCCGCTGCGCCAGCTCGCCGCGCTGCCCGCCGCGGGCCGGACCGCCGCCGGGGAGCCCGCCGACCGGCCCGGCGACGAGCCCGTATCCCCGTAG
- a CDS encoding dihydrodipicolinate synthase family protein codes for MTDAPTPAPTTPSPRTRPWHGIMVATALPLREDQSVDYDAYAEHVAWLIANGCDGVVPNGSLGEYQTLTDEERARVVRTAIEAAGDGDRVMAGVAAYGSAESRRWAEQAAEAGAGSVLLLPPNAFRADHDAVRAHYAEVAKVQVPVVAYNNPIDTKVDLTPPLLARLYADGSIVAVKEFTGDVRRAYEIAELAPGLDLLIGSDDVLVELALAGAVGWIAGYPNALPNSCAALYRAAVAGDLETALPLYKSLHPLLRWDSKTEFVQAIKLSMDLAGRPGGSVRPPRFPLTGETEAAVRAATEKALAEGLN; via the coding sequence ATGACCGACGCGCCCACCCCCGCGCCCACCACCCCCTCGCCCCGCACCCGCCCCTGGCACGGCATCATGGTCGCCACGGCCCTGCCGCTGCGCGAGGACCAGTCCGTCGACTACGACGCCTACGCCGAACACGTGGCCTGGCTGATCGCCAACGGCTGCGACGGCGTCGTCCCCAACGGCTCGCTCGGCGAGTACCAGACGCTCACCGACGAGGAGCGCGCCCGGGTCGTCCGCACCGCCATCGAGGCCGCCGGCGACGGGGACCGCGTGATGGCGGGCGTCGCCGCCTACGGCAGCGCCGAGTCCCGCCGCTGGGCCGAACAGGCCGCCGAAGCGGGCGCGGGCTCCGTCCTGCTGCTCCCGCCGAACGCCTTCCGCGCCGACCACGACGCCGTACGCGCCCACTACGCCGAGGTCGCCAAGGTCCAGGTGCCCGTCGTCGCGTACAACAACCCGATCGACACCAAGGTCGACCTGACCCCGCCGCTGCTCGCCCGGCTGTACGCCGACGGCAGCATCGTCGCGGTCAAGGAGTTCACCGGGGACGTCCGGCGCGCCTACGAGATCGCCGAACTCGCCCCGGGCCTCGACCTGCTCATCGGCTCCGACGACGTCCTGGTCGAACTCGCCCTCGCCGGCGCCGTCGGCTGGATCGCGGGCTACCCCAACGCCCTGCCGAACTCCTGCGCCGCGCTCTACCGGGCCGCCGTCGCCGGTGACCTGGAGACCGCCCTGCCGCTGTACAAGTCCCTGCACCCGTTGCTGCGCTGGGACTCCAAGACCGAGTTCGTCCAGGCCATCAAGCTCTCCATGGACCTCGCGGGCCGCCCCGGCGGGTCCGTCCGGCCGCCCCGCTTCCCGCTCACCGGCGAGACCGAGGCCGCCGTCCGCGCCGCCACCGAGAAGGCCCTTGCCGAGGGCCTCAACTAG
- a CDS encoding proline racemase family protein, with translation MRTRHVYHAVDSHTEGMPTRVITGGVGVIPGATMADKRLHFIAHMDHVRTLLMNEPRGHAAMSGAILQPPTRPDADFGVLYIEVSGLLPMCGHGTIGVATVLVETGMVPVVEPVTTVRLDTPAGLVSVDVQVRDGVAEHVTLTNVPSFCVGLDLKAEVPGYGTVTYDLAYGGNFYAFVELDALGLPFDRARGNDLLAAGLAVMEAVNAGENRPVHPENPSIGGVKHVYLAAPGSDAERSRHAMAIHPGWFDRSPCGTGTSARMAQLHARGLLPVGRDFVNESFIGTEFTGRLVSETTVGGLRAVVPTVTGRAWITGTAQYFLDPSDPFPGGFQL, from the coding sequence ATGCGCACCCGCCACGTCTACCACGCCGTGGACTCACACACCGAGGGCATGCCCACCCGGGTGATCACCGGCGGAGTCGGGGTGATCCCCGGCGCCACCATGGCCGACAAGCGGCTCCACTTCATCGCGCACATGGACCACGTCCGCACCCTGCTGATGAACGAACCGCGCGGACACGCGGCGATGAGCGGGGCCATCCTCCAGCCGCCCACCCGCCCCGACGCCGACTTCGGGGTGCTCTACATCGAGGTGTCGGGGCTGCTCCCGATGTGCGGCCACGGCACCATCGGGGTGGCCACGGTCCTCGTCGAGACCGGCATGGTGCCCGTCGTCGAGCCCGTCACCACGGTCCGCCTCGACACCCCGGCGGGCCTGGTCAGCGTGGACGTCCAGGTCCGGGACGGGGTGGCCGAACACGTCACCCTCACCAACGTCCCCTCCTTCTGCGTCGGCCTCGACCTCAAGGCCGAGGTCCCCGGATACGGCACGGTCACCTACGACCTCGCCTACGGCGGCAACTTCTACGCCTTCGTCGAACTCGACGCCCTCGGGCTCCCCTTCGACCGGGCCCGCGGCAATGACCTGCTCGCCGCCGGGCTGGCCGTCATGGAGGCCGTCAACGCGGGCGAGAACCGGCCCGTCCACCCGGAGAACCCCTCCATCGGCGGGGTCAAGCACGTCTACCTGGCGGCCCCCGGCTCCGACGCCGAGCGCTCCCGGCACGCGATGGCCATCCACCCCGGCTGGTTCGACCGCTCGCCCTGCGGAACGGGCACCTCCGCGCGGATGGCCCAGCTGCACGCCCGGGGCCTCCTCCCGGTCGGCCGGGACTTCGTCAACGAGTCCTTCATCGGCACCGAGTTCACCGGCCGGCTGGTCTCCGAGACCACCGTCGGCGGCCTGCGCGCCGTCGTCCCGACCGTCACCGGCCGGGCCTGGATCACCGGCACCGCCCAGTACTTCCTCGACCCGTCCGACCCCTTCCCCGGAGGCTTCCAGCTGTGA
- a CDS encoding proline racemase family protein has protein sequence MTATHGEHPAPGGDAFTPVRTTDYHTAGEPFRIVTGGLPPVPGDTVAERCATAIGPGGSGTAPRRGALDDVRRLLVQEPRGHAGMYGGFVVPPDDDGAHFGVLFWHKDGYSTACGHGTMALGAWAVDSGLVAAPHDGDAQVRIDVPSGRVTATVHRAEGRTTGVTFRNVPARVTARKVPVATSFGVAEVDLAHAGACYASVAARDLGLGTGREALPALVRAGQEIRAALAAHPGTWHPDGPLLSGVYGVILYEELPDTPFGPHQRNVTVFGDGQIDRSPCGSGTSARLALLAEDGRLGAHEDLLHESVAGTVFTGRVLGYAGSGEPAEGLVTEVTGTVHRTGEHVFVRDPHDVLGTGFAL, from the coding sequence GTGACCGCCACGCATGGCGAACACCCGGCCCCCGGGGGCGACGCGTTCACTCCCGTGCGCACCACCGACTACCACACCGCCGGGGAACCCTTCCGGATCGTCACCGGCGGCCTCCCGCCGGTCCCCGGCGACACCGTGGCCGAGCGCTGCGCCACCGCCATAGGCCCCGGCGGCAGCGGCACGGCTCCGCGCCGGGGCGCCCTGGACGACGTACGCCGCCTCCTGGTCCAGGAGCCGCGCGGACACGCCGGGATGTACGGGGGGTTCGTGGTCCCGCCCGATGACGACGGGGCGCACTTCGGGGTGCTCTTCTGGCACAAGGACGGCTACTCCACGGCCTGCGGGCACGGCACGATGGCGCTCGGCGCCTGGGCCGTGGACAGCGGCCTGGTCGCCGCCCCCCACGACGGGGACGCCCAGGTGCGCATCGACGTGCCCTCCGGCCGGGTGACCGCCACCGTCCACCGCGCCGAGGGCCGCACCACCGGGGTCACCTTCCGCAACGTCCCGGCCAGGGTCACCGCCCGCAAGGTGCCCGTCGCCACCTCCTTCGGCGTCGCCGAGGTGGACCTCGCGCACGCCGGGGCCTGTTACGCCTCGGTCGCCGCGCGGGACCTGGGCCTGGGCACCGGCCGGGAGGCGTTGCCCGCGCTGGTGCGGGCCGGACAGGAGATCCGGGCGGCGCTGGCCGCGCACCCGGGCACCTGGCACCCGGACGGGCCGCTGCTGTCGGGGGTCTACGGGGTGATCCTGTACGAGGAACTGCCCGACACCCCCTTCGGTCCCCATCAGCGCAATGTCACCGTGTTCGGTGACGGCCAGATCGACCGTTCGCCCTGCGGATCGGGCACCTCCGCCCGCCTCGCCCTCCTCGCCGAGGACGGGCGCCTGGGCGCGCACGAGGACCTGCTCCACGAATCCGTCGCCGGTACGGTCTTCACCGGCCGGGTCCTCGGGTACGCGGGCTCCGGCGAACCCGCCGAGGGGCTGGTCACCGAGGTCACCGGCACCGTCCACCGCACCGGCGAGCACGTCTTCGTCCGGGACCCGCACGACGTCCTCGGCACCGGGTTCGCGCTGTGA
- a CDS encoding ornithine cyclodeaminase family protein — MAGLLTPGAAADALADALRTGPDPEGCPQRTALAVPGGELLLMPAASGAYAGVKIAGVAPGNPARGLPRITGSYLLLDGPTLSPLALFDGAALTALRTPAVSALALRYLAPAGRPLRLVLFGSGPQAYGHLEAVAAVRELAGVVVVARDPAGAGKLAAYARTLGVPARTGGPGDVADADLVVCCTTAREPLFDGRLVAPGATVVAVGSHEPDARETDTALVRRASVYVESRAAALREAGDLLIPEAEGAIGPGHINGTLADLVAGRMPGGRTQSCPQLFKSVGMAWEDLAVAVALYTAAGGNSET, encoded by the coding sequence ATGGCGGGCCTGCTCACGCCGGGCGCGGCCGCCGACGCGCTGGCGGACGCGCTGCGCACCGGGCCCGACCCCGAGGGCTGCCCGCAGCGGACCGCCCTCGCGGTGCCCGGCGGCGAGCTGCTGCTGATGCCGGCCGCGTCGGGGGCGTACGCCGGGGTGAAGATCGCCGGGGTGGCCCCCGGCAATCCGGCGCGCGGACTGCCCCGGATCACCGGGTCCTACCTGCTGCTGGACGGCCCCACCCTGAGCCCGCTGGCCCTCTTCGACGGGGCGGCCCTCACCGCGCTGCGCACCCCGGCGGTCTCCGCCCTCGCGCTGCGGTACCTGGCCCCGGCCGGGCGGCCGCTGCGGCTCGTGCTGTTCGGCTCGGGCCCCCAGGCGTACGGGCACCTCGAAGCGGTGGCCGCGGTGCGGGAACTGGCCGGGGTGGTCGTGGTCGCCCGGGACCCGGCGGGCGCCGGGAAGCTGGCCGCGTACGCCCGTACCCTCGGCGTGCCCGCCCGCACCGGCGGCCCCGGCGACGTGGCGGACGCGGACCTGGTCGTCTGCTGCACCACCGCCCGCGAACCCCTCTTCGACGGGCGGCTCGTGGCGCCCGGCGCCACCGTGGTCGCGGTGGGCTCGCACGAGCCGGACGCGCGGGAGACGGACACGGCCCTGGTGCGGCGGGCCTCCGTGTACGTCGAGTCCCGGGCGGCCGCGCTGCGGGAGGCCGGGGACCTGCTCATCCCGGAGGCGGAAGGGGCCATCGGGCCCGGTCATATCAACGGCACCCTGGCTGACCTGGTCGCGGGCCGGATGCCGGGCGGGCGGACGCAGAGTTGTCCACAGCTCTTCAAGAGCGTGGGCATGGCCTGGGAGGATCTTGCCGTGGCAGTGGCCCTGTACACGGCGGCCGGGGGCAATAGCGAAACGTGA
- a CDS encoding GntR family transcriptional regulator, giving the protein MGDLKQHSLIKAQERLRDQVGHALRAALIAGELRPGNVYSAPGLAAELGVSATPVREAMLDLAREGLVEPVRNKGFRITEVSERDLDQYTELRTMIEVPTIGRVTEVATVAQLEALRPIAEEIVTSAREHNLIGYLEADRRFHLSLLALAGNDRLVETVGDLRKRSRLYGLTGLDEAGKLVSSAEEHVELLDLMIAGDAAGAQACMTRHLGHVRSLWAQGRDEPVGRGAARLGGGAAAKA; this is encoded by the coding sequence ATGGGTGACCTGAAACAGCACAGTCTCATCAAGGCCCAGGAGCGGCTGCGCGACCAGGTCGGACACGCCCTTCGAGCCGCCCTGATAGCGGGTGAACTCCGTCCCGGGAACGTCTACTCGGCGCCGGGGCTCGCCGCCGAACTGGGGGTCTCGGCCACCCCGGTGCGCGAGGCGATGCTGGACCTGGCCCGCGAGGGCCTGGTGGAACCCGTGCGCAACAAGGGGTTCCGGATCACCGAGGTCAGCGAGCGGGACCTGGACCAGTACACCGAACTGCGCACGATGATCGAGGTGCCGACCATCGGCCGGGTCACCGAGGTGGCCACCGTCGCGCAGCTGGAGGCGCTGCGGCCGATCGCCGAGGAGATCGTCACCAGCGCGCGCGAGCACAACCTCATCGGCTACCTGGAGGCGGACCGCCGTTTCCACCTGTCGCTCCTCGCCCTCGCGGGCAACGACCGGCTCGTCGAGACGGTCGGCGACCTGCGCAAGCGCTCCCGGCTGTACGGGCTGACCGGCCTCGATGAGGCGGGCAAGCTGGTCTCCTCCGCCGAGGAGCACGTCGAGCTGCTCGACCTGATGATCGCGGGCGACGCGGCGGGGGCGCAGGCCTGCATGACCCGCCACCTCGGCCACGTCCGCTCGCTGTGGGCGCAGGGCCGCGACGAGCCCGTGGGCCGCGGCGCGGCCCGGCTCGGCGGCGGAGCGGCCGCCAAGGCCTGA
- a CDS encoding ABC transporter substrate-binding protein gives MTKRHQLALATALVAALALGASGCSGTKKASAGGGGGANPAAANDGRTVGGTPVKGGTLTVLSNQDFAHLDPARNWVMPTMDFGTRLLYRTLVTFKAEPGKGGSDLVPDLATDLGTPSNGGRTWTFTLKEGLKYEDGTPIKAADIKYNVERSFAPDLTGGPDYAAQYLAGTEGYKGPLQGQHLDSVKTPDDRTIVFELKRPVAEFSATTTLPTFAPVPVAQEKGTQYDARPFSSGPYKIESYDRDKKLVLVRNEHWDPKTDTVRKAYPDKFVVVMGLKGGQIDDRIIAGEGADASTVEWSNMRPESAPKVLPKPDIKQRLLAESQGCTTMLSLNNSRAPFNDPKVREAMQYAVDKEAIITAGGGPALNEVATSYLPPALAGGKQADPLKIAPAGDPAKAKDLLKAAGKEKLKVSLAVSTGDKGKAEAIQQGLSRAGIEVVIDTVDPGAYYDVIGDLSTTPDMTMAGWCPDYPSGSTWLPMVFDGRTIKPKGNQGNNSQFRDDATMKRIDEINAMAEAKEANQAWKDLDTAIMAKSPSVPLFLERKPLLVGPNIAGAFGHPVWVGQIDYATVGLKDPAKSQG, from the coding sequence ATGACCAAGCGCCATCAACTCGCCCTCGCCACCGCCCTGGTGGCGGCTCTCGCACTCGGCGCCTCGGGCTGCTCCGGCACCAAGAAGGCCTCGGCGGGCGGGGGCGGCGGTGCCAACCCGGCCGCCGCCAACGACGGCCGGACCGTCGGCGGCACCCCGGTCAAGGGCGGCACCCTCACCGTCCTGTCCAACCAGGACTTCGCCCACCTCGACCCGGCGCGCAACTGGGTCATGCCGACGATGGACTTCGGCACCCGGCTGCTCTACCGCACCCTGGTCACCTTCAAGGCCGAACCGGGCAAGGGCGGCAGCGACCTCGTCCCCGACCTCGCCACCGACCTCGGCACCCCCTCCAACGGCGGCCGGACCTGGACCTTCACCCTCAAGGAGGGCCTGAAGTACGAGGACGGCACGCCGATCAAGGCCGCCGACATCAAGTACAACGTCGAGCGCTCCTTCGCCCCGGACCTCACCGGCGGCCCCGACTACGCCGCCCAGTACCTGGCCGGCACCGAGGGTTACAAAGGTCCCTTGCAGGGACAACATCTCGACTCCGTCAAGACCCCGGACGACCGCACGATCGTCTTCGAACTGAAGCGGCCGGTCGCCGAGTTCTCCGCCACCACCACCCTGCCGACCTTCGCACCGGTCCCCGTGGCCCAGGAGAAGGGCACCCAGTACGACGCCCGCCCCTTCTCCTCCGGCCCGTACAAGATCGAGTCCTACGACCGGGACAAGAAGCTCGTCCTGGTCCGCAACGAGCACTGGGACCCGAAGACGGACACCGTCCGCAAGGCCTACCCCGACAAGTTCGTCGTGGTCATGGGCCTCAAGGGCGGCCAGATCGACGACCGCATCATCGCCGGGGAGGGCGCCGACGCCTCCACCGTCGAGTGGTCCAACATGCGGCCCGAGAGCGCCCCCAAGGTGCTGCCCAAGCCGGACATCAAGCAGCGCCTGCTCGCCGAGTCCCAGGGCTGCACCACGATGCTCAGCCTCAACAACTCCCGCGCCCCCTTCAACGACCCCAAGGTCCGCGAGGCCATGCAGTACGCGGTCGACAAGGAGGCCATCATCACCGCGGGCGGCGGCCCGGCCCTCAACGAGGTCGCCACCTCCTACCTGCCGCCCGCGCTCGCCGGCGGCAAGCAGGCCGATCCCCTCAAGATCGCCCCCGCGGGCGACCCCGCCAAAGCCAAGGACCTCCTGAAGGCCGCGGGCAAGGAGAAGCTGAAGGTCTCCCTCGCCGTCTCCACCGGCGACAAGGGCAAGGCGGAGGCCATCCAGCAGGGCCTGTCCCGCGCGGGCATCGAGGTCGTCATCGACACCGTCGACCCGGGCGCCTACTACGACGTCATCGGTGACCTGTCCACCACGCCCGACATGACGATGGCCGGCTGGTGCCCCGACTACCCCTCCGGCTCCACCTGGCTCCCCATGGTCTTCGACGGACGCACCATCAAGCCCAAGGGCAACCAGGGCAACAACAGCCAGTTCCGCGATGACGCAACCATGAAGCGGATCGACGAGATCAACGCCATGGCCGAGGCCAAGGAAGCCAACCAGGCCTGGAAGGATCTCGACACGGCCATCATGGCCAAGTCCCCGTCCGTCCCCCTCTTCCTGGAGCGCAAGCCGCTGCTCGTCGGACCCAACATCGCGGGCGCCTTCGGCCACCCCGTCTGGGTCGGCCAGATCGACTACGCGACCGTGGGTCTCAAGGACCCGGCGAAGAGCCAGGGCTGA
- a CDS encoding ABC transporter permease: protein MTDTAPAAAPGAAAAKVPPGSSPWQLARRELRRRPAVRVSLVIVVLFVLMAAAAPWLGALGGWDPDTYDKSAIDAYLGGLPLGSLGGIGPDHWLGVEPVTGRDLFSRVVHGAQVSLLIAFTATAIVVIAGTAAGIAAGYFGGRTDAVLSRLMDLTMSFPSLIFMIAVLSVAKDVNRIVLMTAVIGLFGWPGIARVVRGQTLSLKHREYVDAARVGGAGAWRILTRDILPGVSGPVIAYTTLLIPGMISTEAALSYLGVGVRPPTPSWGQMIAESVAFYETDPMYFVIPSAFLFLAVLAFTLLGDALRDILDPRGGRT from the coding sequence ATGACCGACACCGCACCCGCCGCCGCCCCTGGGGCGGCGGCGGCCAAGGTCCCCCCGGGCAGCAGCCCCTGGCAGCTCGCCCGGCGGGAACTCCGCCGCCGCCCCGCCGTCCGCGTCAGTCTCGTCATCGTCGTCCTCTTCGTCCTGATGGCCGCCGCCGCCCCCTGGCTGGGCGCGCTCGGCGGCTGGGACCCGGACACCTACGACAAGAGCGCCATCGACGCCTACCTCGGCGGCCTCCCGCTCGGCTCCCTCGGCGGCATCGGCCCCGACCACTGGCTCGGCGTCGAACCCGTCACCGGCCGCGACCTCTTCTCCCGCGTCGTGCACGGCGCCCAGGTCTCCCTCCTGATCGCCTTCACCGCCACCGCGATCGTCGTCATCGCCGGGACCGCCGCGGGCATCGCCGCCGGATACTTCGGCGGCCGAACCGACGCCGTCCTGTCCCGGCTGATGGACCTGACGATGTCCTTCCCCTCCCTCATCTTCATGATCGCCGTCCTGTCGGTGGCCAAGGACGTCAACCGGATCGTCCTCATGACCGCCGTCATCGGCCTCTTCGGCTGGCCCGGCATCGCCCGCGTCGTCCGCGGCCAGACCCTCTCCCTCAAACACCGCGAGTACGTGGACGCGGCCCGGGTCGGCGGCGCCGGCGCCTGGCGGATCCTGACCCGCGACATCCTCCCCGGAGTCTCCGGCCCCGTCATCGCCTACACCACCCTGCTCATCCCCGGCATGATCAGCACCGAGGCCGCCCTGAGCTACCTGGGCGTGGGCGTGCGCCCGCCCACCCCGTCCTGGGGCCAGATGATCGCCGAGAGCGTCGCCTTCTACGAGACCGACCCCATGTACTTCGTCATCCCCAGCGCCTTCCTCTTCCTCGCCGTCCTCGCCTTCACCCTGCTCGGCGACGCACTGCGCGACATCCTCGACCCCCGGGGCGGCCGCACGTGA